The genomic segment AGCAGATATGAAAGTAGCCATTTCAGTGTGCCGTTGCGATACCGCCTCCAGCGTTTCATGCATTTACTGTAGACACACTTATCTCTCTTTGTTTACTCCAGGCGATGCTTAAGAGGATGCTAATGACCATAACAGAAGCCCACCAGACCCAAGATTGACACCAACTTGCCCGGTGCTGGTGATGATCCCCCGCACTCAGGCACTGACAAGGTACTTTTGTTAGTAAGAAGTCGTCAAAATTGTACTTCGGCGTTGGCATCCAACTGACGTCCgatctttgtgtctttttttcagaAAGGGGGTAAGATGTTTGTGGAGTCTGTGGGTCGATGGGTGGCATGGGGCATCCTGCTCCAGGTGGGATTGGGTGCCTCCGCAGGTAGTTGCCCTCCTCGCTGTTCCTGTCGGCTCGAGACAAAGGAAGTCATCTGCTCTGGCAAACATTTAAACTCCATCCCGGAGGGCTTTCCCGGCGATACGAAACATGTGGATTTATCCTACAACAAGATTCGGACTGTGGGACGCCGCCAGTTCTCTGGCCTCCATGAACTTCAAGATCTGGATCTCAGTGACAATATGATCTCGATGATTGAGGTAGAAGCTTTCCAGGGACTACAGAACCTCAGGACGCTTCGGATTAAGAACAATCGTCTCAAGATACTCCCTGTCGGTGTTTTCTCTGGCCTGTCCGGTCTACGCTTTCTAGATCTGAGCCAGAATGAGATTCTGGTCTTCCTGGACTACACCTTCAGGGAAACGGTGAATCTGCAGACGTTGGACGCTGAAGAGAATGACTTGGTCTTCATTTCACAGCGAGCTTTCTTTGGTTTGCACAGTTTGCAGGAACTCAACATCAATCGCAGTAATTTGACGTCAATTCCCACCGAGGCGTTGTCTCAGCTGCAAAGCCTCACGTACCTTCGCATGCTGCGTCTCACCATTTCTACGCTGCCCAACAATGCTTTCCGCCGCCTGCACCGGCTGCGCACCCTCATTCTTGCCAACTGGCCCTCATTGGACACGGTGGCCGGTAACAGCTTGATCGGGCTCAACTTGACCGCTCTGGTCATCAGCAGCTGCAACCTCAGTGCAGTGCCATATTCCGCTCTGCATCACCTGGCCTACCTGCGCTTCCTGGACCTGTCCTACAACCCCATCACTGTAATTCAAGGTAATCTCTTGCGGAACCTCCTAAGACTCCAAGAGCTGCACCTAGCCGGTGGGAACCTGTTGCGAATAGAGCCGGGGGCCTTCAAGGGCCTTGCCTCGCTCCGCATGCTCAACTTGACATCAAACCAGCTTACGACTTTGGAGGAGAGCACCTTGCACTCAGTGGGGAACCTTCAGGTGCTGAGGTTGGACGGGAATCCCCTGTCCTGCGACTGCCGTCTGCTCTGGGTGGTCCGTCGGCGATTACGTTTGAACTTTGACGGACGTCAACCCACGTGTTTGTCCCCTGACACCGTAAGGCAGCGAGAATTCAGGGACTTTTCCGAAAAGGAGCTGTCAAGGGTGTTCACCTGTCGACCCGCTCGAATCCTGGACCGTCGGCCGCAAGAGGCCAGGGTTGAAGATGGCACCACTGTTCTCTTCTCGTGCAAGGCAGACGGGGATCCTGCTCCGTCCGTCATCTGGATCGCATCTCACAGGAACATAGTTACTCCAGTGGGAAGAATCAGAGTTTTACCCAACGGTACCCTGGAGGTGCGGTTTGCCCAGGTCCATGACAGTGGCACATATCAGTGCCTCGCGGGCAACGCCGCCGGCAACGACAGCATTACAGTCGGCCTCTATGTTAAGGGGGGCCCACGCAACCGGACCATCCCCTCCTTCACAGAGGAAGACTGGTTAGAGCCCCCGATTCCACAAGCCACAAACTCCTCGGCCCAACTGGCAAAGCCATACCCCTTTGACGCCAAGACCCTGATCATCGCTACCACCATGGGCTTCCTGTCCTTCCTCAGCTCCGTGGCCATCTGCTTCATCTTCATGTTCTTCTGGAGCCAGAGCAAAGGCCAGATCAAGCACACGGCCACCATCGACTTCGTTCCTCGCTCTTCCATGGGCGGCGGAGGGCACGGTGGGGACGGCGGCAGGTTCACCATGAAACTTATTTAAAGCCAATTTAGTGTTCACCGTTGTGAGGACGACTCAAATGTCTTTCAGAGAGAAACTTTCTTGGGCTTGTTATAACTTGAGGGcaggggttctcaaactttttgggtctTGGGAACACTCACAAGGACTCCCCTCATGGGGTGAGCGTGAACCCCACTGCAATAGAGATCAAAAAATGAACCATTTGAGAAAGAATTCCAAAAGCTACCATAAGAAATTCCAAAATTTGGTTCTAAAATGAAagatttttcaggaaaaaaagtcaatcatttGGCTTCCATTGCCTAATTGGTTCCGTGACCTACCTCGTAAATCAATTTACTCGTATTACAAATCACTTTTGCCCACTGAAAGAAAATTAAATGCTATTTACCCATTCCAGGTCCCCACAAACTGCCAAAAGATTTTGGTTACACATTTTAAATAGAAAGAAAATAGTGCTGTTTTGtaaaacatttacataaaaccacacaaaacaaaagtgacTATAAAGACATAAACTGGTTTCATGTGTAAttagttacacacacacacacacacacacacacagtaggggGCGTGGCCTTGTAAGTGACATCATTAGCTGCAGTCGCGGCATGAGTTCAGTTTTAGCTTCTTTCGTACTCCTTGAGATGCAAGTATGTCACTTAAAATAATGGCATCAAATAATGCATCACAACCTCTTTTGCAGACTCCCAGCTAATATTTCAaggaccccagtttgagaaccgcTGCTTTCGAGCCATGTTTTCATCTTAACCAACAATCATCCTCACCGTGCTCGCCGTGCGCAACTTTGCTGCTCTCACTAACATCAAAAAATGTTCAGATGCAAATATTACTCTACGAAACTTTTCAAGTGCTTCTTCCAGCGGccattttgtaacattttcaTTGCCAACACGAGTAGACGTGCTCACTGTGAACACcagtcggggaaaaaaaagcaataaatacaGTCGGTGGAGTTGATTATCGTAGCTATTGCGTGTCAGTTCTGATGCTTCATGTATATAGGAACGTGCCCTTTACCATTGGAAGCTTAAGCAGGTTTGTCAGGATCTTTTCTTACTTTATGATGACacctattttgtttttgataacCAAGAAACCACTTCCTActtgttatttttacattttattttgtaccaAACACGCTTGACAATATGTGCCTCATTTACTTCTTTTTGAATGAGAAAACGCTCCCGAGCATCACCGTTATGTCAATAACGAGGTCTTTAGTGTGTGCATGCTGGGTTACTTCTCGTGAGCCTATTAGCGTAATTGTGCAAGTCATTTACTTTCTTGCTAGCATGATAGCAATTCAAAAaaccaataaaaaaatcaatgtg from the Hippocampus zosterae strain Florida chromosome 5, ASM2543408v3, whole genome shotgun sequence genome contains:
- the lingo4b gene encoding leucine-rich repeat and immunoglobulin-like domain-containing nogo receptor-interacting protein 4b; this translates as MFVESVGRWVAWGILLQVGLGASAGSCPPRCSCRLETKEVICSGKHLNSIPEGFPGDTKHVDLSYNKIRTVGRRQFSGLHELQDLDLSDNMISMIEVEAFQGLQNLRTLRIKNNRLKILPVGVFSGLSGLRFLDLSQNEILVFLDYTFRETVNLQTLDAEENDLVFISQRAFFGLHSLQELNINRSNLTSIPTEALSQLQSLTYLRMLRLTISTLPNNAFRRLHRLRTLILANWPSLDTVAGNSLIGLNLTALVISSCNLSAVPYSALHHLAYLRFLDLSYNPITVIQGNLLRNLLRLQELHLAGGNLLRIEPGAFKGLASLRMLNLTSNQLTTLEESTLHSVGNLQVLRLDGNPLSCDCRLLWVVRRRLRLNFDGRQPTCLSPDTVRQREFRDFSEKELSRVFTCRPARILDRRPQEARVEDGTTVLFSCKADGDPAPSVIWIASHRNIVTPVGRIRVLPNGTLEVRFAQVHDSGTYQCLAGNAAGNDSITVGLYVKGGPRNRTIPSFTEEDWLEPPIPQATNSSAQLAKPYPFDAKTLIIATTMGFLSFLSSVAICFIFMFFWSQSKGQIKHTATIDFVPRSSMGGGGHGGDGGRFTMKLI